From the Ctenopharyngodon idella isolate HZGC_01 chromosome 3, HZGC01, whole genome shotgun sequence genome, one window contains:
- the LOC127508837 gene encoding uncharacterized PE-PGRS family protein PE_PGRS54-like isoform X42, protein MGSGVQELTGTDSDRDITPPFRKARPRGVNGTDREGGWVHWRPVGRRERGLQCRSRNSGSHGGSGATGSHGGSGATGSHGGSGGLGGHGRSGGLGAHGRSGSVAGHSSSQAVEGRGRVRSPPASSSNSEAADDRGRAGSPPTSSPPSGIWPPPKKFLGNSTEAVAVSWVRSSGGAGRARSSGGAGRARSSGGAGRARSSGGAGRARSSGGAGRARSSGGAGRARSSGGAGRARSSATASVAVSGRAGCSGTAADCSGTAADCSGTAADCSGTASGPTAGSGKASGPTAGSGKASGPTAGSGKASGPTAGSGKASGP, encoded by the exons atgggaagtggagtccaggaactgacaggaacagacagtgatcgtgacataacgccccccttccggaaggcgcgtcctcgcggcgtaaatggcacagatagggagggggggtgggtacattggagacctgttggcagacgggaacggggtctccaatgcaggtccaggaactcgggcagccacggggggtcaggtgccacgggcagccacggcgggtcaggtgccacgggcagccacggcgggtcag gtggcttaggcggccacggtaggtcaggtggcttgggcgcccacggtaggtcagggtccgtagccggccacagcagttcacaggcggttgaaggccgtgggcgtgtaaggtccccacccgcaagctcaagcaattcggaggccgctgatgatcgcggccgtgcagggtccccacccacaagctccccaccctcaggtatatggcccccccccaaaaagttcttggggaattcaacggaggccgtggcggtttcgtgggtaaggagctcgggtggcgccggcagggcgaggagctcgggtggcgccggcagggcgaggagctcgggtggcgccggcagggcgaggagctcgggtggcgccggcagggcgaggagctcgggtggcgccggcagggcgaggagctcgggtggcgccggcagggcgaggagctcgggtggcgccggcagggcgaggagctcggcgacggcctccgtggccgtatcaggaagagcgggctgctctgggacggcagcggactgctctgggacggcagcggactgctctgggacggcagcggactgctctgggacggcctccgggcctacagcgggctctgggaaggcctccgggcctacagcgggctctgggaaggcctccgggcctacagcgggctctgggaaggcctccgggcctacagcgggctctgggaaggcctccgggccttga
- the LOC127508837 gene encoding uncharacterized PE-PGRS family protein PE_PGRS46-like isoform X17 translates to MGSGVQELTGTDSDRDITPPFRKARPRGVNGTDREGGWVHWRPVGRRERGLQCRSRNSGSHGGSGATGSHGGSGATGSHGGSGSKGSHGGSGATGSHGGSGGLGNHGGSGGLGNHGGSGGLGNHGGSGGLGGHGRSGGLGAHGRSGSVAGHSSSQAVEGRGRVRSPPASSSNSEAADDRGRAGSPPTSSPPSGIWPPPKKFLGNSTEAVAVSWVRSSGGAGRARSSGGAGRARSSGGAGRARSSGGAGRARSSGGAGRARSSGGAGRARSSGGAGRARSSATASVAVSGRAGCSGTAADCSGTAADCSGTAADCSGTASGPTAGSGKASGPTAGSGKASGPTAGSGKASGPTAGSGKASGP, encoded by the exons atgggaagtggagtccaggaactgacaggaacagacagtgatcgtgacataacgccccccttccggaaggcgcgtcctcgcggcgtaaatggcacagatagggagggggggtgggtacattggagacctgttggcagacgggaacggggtctccaatgcaggtccaggaactcgggcagccacggggggtcaggtgccacgggcagccacggcgggtcaggtgccacgggcagccacggcgggtcag GTTCCaagggcagccacggcgggtcaggtgccacgggcagccacggcgggtcaggtggcttgggcaaccacggcgggtcaggtggcttgggcaaccacggcgggtcaggtggcttgggcaaccacggcgggtcaggtggcttaggcggccacggtaggtcaggtggcttgggcgcccacggtaggtcagggtccgtagccggccacagcagttcacaggcggttgaaggccgtgggcgtgtaaggtccccacccgcaagctcaagcaattcggaggccgctgatgatcgcggccgtgcagggtccccacccacaagctccccaccctcaggtatatggcccccccccaaaaagttcttggggaattcaacggaggccgtggcggtttcgtgggtaaggagctcgggtggcgccggcagggcgaggagctcgggtggcgccggcagggcgaggagctcgggtggcgccggcagggcgaggagctcgggtggcgccggcagggcgaggagctcgggtggcgccggcagggcgaggagctcgggtggcgccggcagggcgaggagctcgggtggcgccggcagggcgaggagctcggcgacggcctccgtggccgtatcaggaagagcgggctgctctgggacggcagcggactgctctgggacggcagcggactgctctgggacggcagcggactgctctgggacggcctccgggcctacagcgggctctgggaaggcctccgggcctacagcgggctctgggaaggcctccgggcctacagcgggctctgggaaggcctccgggcctacagcgggctctgggaaggcctccgggccttga
- the LOC127508837 gene encoding uncharacterized protein LOC127508837 isoform X23 has translation MGSGVQELTGTDSDRDITPPFRKARPRGVNGTDREGGWVHWRPVGRRERGLQCRSRNSGSHGGSGATGSHGGSGATGSHGGSGATGSHGGSGGLGNHGGSGGLGNHGGSGGLGNHGGSGGLGGHGRSGGLGAHGRSGSVAGHSSSQAVEGRGRVRSPPASSSNSEAADDRGRAGSPPTSSPPSGIWPPPKKFLGNSTEAVAVSWVRSSGGAGRARSSGGAGRARSSGGAGRARSSGGAGRARSSGGAGRARSSGGAGRARSSGGAGRARSSATASVAVSGRAGCSGTAADCSGTAADCSGTAADCSGTASGPTAGSGKASGPTAGSGKASGPTAGSGKASGPTAGSGKASGP, from the exons atgggaagtggagtccaggaactgacaggaacagacagtgatcgtgacataacgccccccttccggaaggcgcgtcctcgcggcgtaaatggcacagatagggagggggggtgggtacattggagacctgttggcagacgggaacggggtctccaatgcaggtccaggaactcgggcagccacggggggtcaggtgccacgggcagccacggcgggtcaggtgccacgggcagccacggcgggtcaggtgccacgggcagccacggcgggtcag gtggcttgggcaaccacggcgggtcaggtggcttgggcaaccacggcgggtcaggtggcttgggcaaccacggcgggtcaggtggcttaggcggccacggtaggtcaggtggcttgggcgcccacggtaggtcagggtccgtagccggccacagcagttcacaggcggttgaaggccgtgggcgtgtaaggtccccacccgcaagctcaagcaattcggaggccgctgatgatcgcggccgtgcagggtccccacccacaagctccccaccctcaggtatatggcccccccccaaaaagttcttggggaattcaacggaggccgtggcggtttcgtgggtaaggagctcgggtggcgccggcagggcgaggagctcgggtggcgccggcagggcgaggagctcgggtggcgccggcagggcgaggagctcgggtggcgccggcagggcgaggagctcgggtggcgccggcagggcgaggagctcgggtggcgccggcagggcgaggagctcgggtggcgccggcagggcgaggagctcggcgacggcctccgtggccgtatcaggaagagcgggctgctctgggacggcagcggactgctctgggacggcagcggactgctctgggacggcagcggactgctctgggacggcctccgggcctacagcgggctctgggaaggcctccgggcctacagcgggctctgggaaggcctccgggcctacagcgggctctgggaaggcctccgggcctacagcgggctctgggaaggcctccgggccttga
- the LOC127508837 gene encoding uncharacterized PE-PGRS family protein PE_PGRS46-like isoform X18 yields MGSGVQELTGTDSDRDITPPFRKARPRGVNGTDREGGWVHWRPVGRRERGLQCRSRNSGSHGGSGATGSHGGSGATGSHGGSGATGSHGGSGATGSHGGSGGLGNHGGSGGLGNHGGSGGLGNHGGSGGLGGHGRSGGLGAHGRSGSVAGHSSSQAVEGRGRVRSPPASSSNSEAADDRGRAGSPPTSSPPSGIWPPPKKFLGNSTEAVAVSWVRSSGGAGRARSSGGAGRARSSGGAGRARSSGGAGRARSSGGAGRARSSGGAGRARSSGGAGRARSSATASVAVSGRAGCSGTAADCSGTAADCSGTAADCSGTASGPTAGSGKASGPTAGSGKASGPTAGSGKASGPTAGSGKASGP; encoded by the exons atgggaagtggagtccaggaactgacaggaacagacagtgatcgtgacataacgccccccttccggaaggcgcgtcctcgcggcgtaaatggcacagatagggagggggggtgggtacattggagacctgttggcagacgggaacggggtctccaatgcaggtccaggaactcgggcagccacggggggtcaggtgccacgggcagccacggcgggtcaggtgccacgggcagccacggcgggtcaggtgccacgggcagccacggcgggtcaggtgccacgggcagccacggcgggtcag gtggcttgggcaaccacggcgggtcaggtggcttgggcaaccacggcgggtcaggtggcttgggcaaccacggcgggtcaggtggcttaggcggccacggtaggtcaggtggcttgggcgcccacggtaggtcagggtccgtagccggccacagcagttcacaggcggttgaaggccgtgggcgtgtaaggtccccacccgcaagctcaagcaattcggaggccgctgatgatcgcggccgtgcagggtccccacccacaagctccccaccctcaggtatatggcccccccccaaaaagttcttggggaattcaacggaggccgtggcggtttcgtgggtaaggagctcgggtggcgccggcagggcgaggagctcgggtggcgccggcagggcgaggagctcgggtggcgccggcagggcgaggagctcgggtggcgccggcagggcgaggagctcgggtggcgccggcagggcgaggagctcgggtggcgccggcagggcgaggagctcgggtggcgccggcagggcgaggagctcggcgacggcctccgtggccgtatcaggaagagcgggctgctctgggacggcagcggactgctctgggacggcagcggactgctctgggacggcagcggactgctctgggacggcctccgggcctacagcgggctctgggaaggcctccgggcctacagcgggctctgggaaggcctccgggcctacagcgggctctgggaaggcctccgggcctacagcgggctctgggaaggcctccgggccttga
- the LOC127508837 gene encoding PE-PGRS family protein PE_PGRS5-like isoform X21, which yields MGSGVQELTGTDSDRDITPPFRKARPRGVNGTDREGGWVHWRPVGRRERGLQCRSRNSGSHGGSGATGSHGGSGATGSHGGSGATGSHGGSGATGSHGGSGATGSHGGSGATGSHGGSGATGSHGGSGATGSHGGLGGLGAHGRSGSVAGHSSSQAVEGRGRVRSPPASSSNSEAADDRGRAGSPPTSSPPSGIWPPPKKFLGNSTEAVAVSWVRSSGGAGRARSSGGAGRARSSGGAGRARSSGGAGRARSSGGAGRARSSGGAGRARSSGGAGRARSSATASVAVSGRAGCSGTAADCSGTAADCSGTAADCSGTASGPTAGSGKASGPTAGSGKASGPTAGSGKASGPTAGSGKASGP from the exons atgggaagtggagtccaggaactgacaggaacagacagtgatcgtgacataacgccccccttccggaaggcgcgtcctcgcggcgtaaatggcacagatagggagggggggtgggtacattggagacctgttggcagacgggaacggggtctccaatgcaggtccaggaactcgggcagccacggggggtcaggtgccacgggcagccacggcgggtcaggtgccacgggcagccacggcgggtcaggtgccacgggcagccacggcgggtcaggtgccacgggcagccacggcgggtcaggtgccacgggcagccacggcgggtcaggtgccacgggcagccacggcgggtcaggtgccacgggcagccacggcgggtcaggtgccacgggcagccatggtGGGTTAG gtggcttgggcgcccacggtaggtcagggtccgtagccggccacagcagttcacaggcggttgaaggccgtgggcgtgtaaggtccccacccgcaagctcaagcaattcggaggccgctgatgatcgcggccgtgcagggtccccacccacaagctccccaccctcaggtatatggcccccccccaaaaagttcttggggaattcaacggaggccgtggcggtttcgtgggtaaggagctcgggtggcgccggcagggcgaggagctcgggtggcgccggcagggcgaggagctcgggtggcgccggcagggcgaggagctcgggtggcgccggcagggcgaggagctcgggtggcgccggcagggcgaggagctcgggtggcgccggcagggcgaggagctcgggtggcgccggcagggcgaggagctcggcgacggcctccgtggccgtatcaggaagagcgggctgctctgggacggcagcggactgctctgggacggcagcggactgctctgggacggcagcggactgctctgggacggcctccgggcctacagcgggctctgggaaggcctccgggcctacagcgggctctgggaaggcctccgggcctacagcgggctctgggaaggcctccgggcctacagcgggctctgggaaggcctccgggccttga
- the LOC127508837 gene encoding PE-PGRS family protein PE_PGRS16-like isoform X3 yields the protein MGSGVQELTGTDSDRDITPPFRKARPRGVNGTDREGGWVHWRPVGRRERGLQCRSRNSGSHGGSGATGSHGGSGATGSHGGSGATGSHGGSGATGSHGGSGATGSHGGSGATGSHGGSGATGSHGGSGATGSHGGLGSKGSHGGSGATGSHGGSGGLGNHGGSGGLGNHGGSGGLGNHGGSGSVAGHSSSQAVEGRGRVRSPPASSSNSEAADDRGRAGSPPTSSPPSGIWPPPKKFLGNSTEAVAVSWVRSSGGAGRARSSGGAGRARSSGGAGRARSSGGAGRARSSGGAGRARSSGGAGRARSSGGAGRARSSATASVAVSGRAGCSGTAADCSGTAADCSGTAADCSGTASGPTAGSGKASGPTAGSGKASGPTAGSGKASGPTAGSGKASGP from the exons atgggaagtggagtccaggaactgacaggaacagacagtgatcgtgacataacgccccccttccggaaggcgcgtcctcgcggcgtaaatggcacagatagggagggggggtgggtacattggagacctgttggcagacgggaacggggtctccaatgcaggtccaggaactcgggcagccacggggggtcaggtgccacgggcagccacggcgggtcaggtgccacgggcagccacggcgggtcaggtgccacgggcagccacggcgggtcaggtgccacgggcagccacggcgggtcaggtgccacgggcagccacggcgggtcaggtgccacgggcagccacggcgggtcaggtgccacgggcagccacggcgggtcaggtgccacgggcagccatggtGGGTTAGGTTCCaagggcagccacggcgggtcaggtgccacgggcagccacggcgggtcaggtggcttgggcaaccacggcgggtcaggtggcttgggcaaccacggcgggtcaggtggcttgggcaaccacggcgggtcag ggtccgtagccggccacagcagttcacaggcggttgaaggccgtgggcgtgtaaggtccccacccgcaagctcaagcaattcggaggccgctgatgatcgcggccgtgcagggtccccacccacaagctccccaccctcaggtatatggcccccccccaaaaagttcttggggaattcaacggaggccgtggcggtttcgtgggtaaggagctcgggtggcgccggcagggcgaggagctcgggtggcgccggcagggcgaggagctcgggtggcgccggcagggcgaggagctcgggtggcgccggcagggcgaggagctcgggtggcgccggcagggcgaggagctcgggtggcgccggcagggcgaggagctcgggtggcgccggcagggcgaggagctcggcgacggcctccgtggccgtatcaggaagagcgggctgctctgggacggcagcggactgctctgggacggcagcggactgctctgggacggcagcggactgctctgggacggcctccgggcctacagcgggctctgggaaggcctccgggcctacagcgggctctgggaaggcctccgggcctacagcgggctctgggaaggcctccgggcctacagcgggctctgggaaggcctccgggccttga
- the LOC127508837 gene encoding PE-PGRS family protein PE_PGRS16-like isoform X41 codes for MGSGVQELTGTDSDRDITPPFRKARPRGVNGTDREGGWVHWRPVGRRERGLQCRSRNSGSHGGSGATGSHGGSGATGSHGGSGATGSHGGSGATGSHGGSGGLGNHGGSGSVAGHSSSQAVEGRGRVRSPPASSSNSEAADDRGRAGSPPTSSPPSGIWPPPKKFLGNSTEAVAVSWVRSSGGAGRARSSGGAGRARSSGGAGRARSSGGAGRARSSGGAGRARSSGGAGRARSSGGAGRARSSATASVAVSGRAGCSGTAADCSGTAADCSGTAADCSGTASGPTAGSGKASGPTAGSGKASGPTAGSGKASGPTAGSGKASGP; via the exons atgggaagtggagtccaggaactgacaggaacagacagtgatcgtgacataacgccccccttccggaaggcgcgtcctcgcggcgtaaatggcacagatagggagggggggtgggtacattggagacctgttggcagacgggaacggggtctccaatgcaggtccaggaactcgggcagccacggggggtcaggtgccacgggcagccacggcgggtcaggtgccacgggcagccacggcgggtcaggtgccacgggcagccacggcgggtcaggtgccacgggcagccacggcgggtcag gtggcttgggcaaccacggcgggtcag ggtccgtagccggccacagcagttcacaggcggttgaaggccgtgggcgtgtaaggtccccacccgcaagctcaagcaattcggaggccgctgatgatcgcggccgtgcagggtccccacccacaagctccccaccctcaggtatatggcccccccccaaaaagttcttggggaattcaacggaggccgtggcggtttcgtgggtaaggagctcgggtggcgccggcagggcgaggagctcgggtggcgccggcagggcgaggagctcgggtggcgccggcagggcgaggagctcgggtggcgccggcagggcgaggagctcgggtggcgccggcagggcgaggagctcgggtggcgccggcagggcgaggagctcgggtggcgccggcagggcgaggagctcggcgacggcctccgtggccgtatcaggaagagcgggctgctctgggacggcagcggactgctctgggacggcagcggactgctctgggacggcagcggactgctctgggacggcctccgggcctacagcgggctctgggaaggcctccgggcctacagcgggctctgggaaggcctccgggcctacagcgggctctgggaaggcctccgggcctacagcgggctctgggaaggcctccgggccttga
- the LOC127508837 gene encoding PE-PGRS family protein PE_PGRS5-like isoform X2, whose protein sequence is MGSGVQELTGTDSDRDITPPFRKARPRGVNGTDREGGWVHWRPVGRRERGLQCRSRNSGSHGGSGATGSHGGSGATGSHGGSGATGSHGGSGATGSHGGSGATGSHGGSGATGSHGGSGATGSHGGSGATGSHGGSGGLGNHGGSGGLGNHGGSGGLGNHGGSGGLGGHGRSGGLGAHGRSGSVAGHSSSQAVEGRGRVRSPPASSSNSEAADDRGRAGSPPTSSPPSGIWPPPKKFLGNSTEAVAVSWVRSSGGAGRARSSGGAGRARSSGGAGRARSSGGAGRARSSGGAGRARSSGGAGRARSSGGAGRARSSATASVAVSGRAGCSGTAADCSGTAADCSGTAADCSGTASGPTAGSGKASGPTAGSGKASGPTAGSGKASGPTAGSGKASGP, encoded by the exons atgggaagtggagtccaggaactgacaggaacagacagtgatcgtgacataacgccccccttccggaaggcgcgtcctcgcggcgtaaatggcacagatagggagggggggtgggtacattggagacctgttggcagacgggaacggggtctccaatgcaggtccaggaactcgggcagccacggggggtcaggtgccacgggcagccacggcgggtcaggtgccacgggcagccacggcgggtcaggtgccacgggcagccacggcgggtcaggtgccacgggcagccacggcgggtcaggtgccacgggcagccacggcgggtcaggtgccacgggcagccacggcgggtcaggtgccacgggcagccacggcgggtcag gtgccacgggcagccacggcgggtcaggtggcttgggcaaccacggcgggtcaggtggcttgggcaaccacggcgggtcaggtggcttgggcaaccacggcgggtcaggtggcttaggcggccacggtaggtcaggtggcttgggcgcccacggtaggtcagggtccgtagccggccacagcagttcacaggcggttgaaggccgtgggcgtgtaaggtccccacccgcaagctcaagcaattcggaggccgctgatgatcgcggccgtgcagggtccccacccacaagctccccaccctcaggtatatggcccccccccaaaaagttcttggggaattcaacggaggccgtggcggtttcgtgggtaaggagctcgggtggcgccggcagggcgaggagctcgggtggcgccggcagggcgaggagctcgggtggcgccggcagggcgaggagctcgggtggcgccggcagggcgaggagctcgggtggcgccggcagggcgaggagctcgggtggcgccggcagggcgaggagctcgggtggcgccggcagggcgaggagctcggcgacggcctccgtggccgtatcaggaagagcgggctgctctgggacggcagcggactgctctgggacggcagcggactgctctgggacggcagcggactgctctgggacggcctccgggcctacagcgggctctgggaaggcctccgggcctacagcgggctctgggaaggcctccgggcctacagcgggctctgggaaggcctccgggcctacagcgggctctgggaaggcctccgggccttga
- the LOC127508837 gene encoding WAG22 antigen-like isoform X45, producing the protein MGSGVQELTGTDSDRDITPPFRKARPRGVNGTDREGGWVHWRPVGRRERGLQCRSRNSGSHGGSGATGSHGGSGATGSHGGSGATGSHGGSGGLGNHGGSGSVAGHSSSQAVEGRGRVRSPPASSSNSEAADDRGRAGSPPTSSPPSGIWPPPKKFLGNSTEAVAVSWVRSSGGAGRARSSGGAGRARSSGGAGRARSSGGAGRARSSGGAGRARSSGGAGRARSSGGAGRARSSATASVAVSGRAGCSGTAADCSGTAADCSGTAADCSGTASGPTAGSGKASGPTAGSGKASGPTAGSGKASGPTAGSGKASGP; encoded by the exons atgggaagtggagtccaggaactgacaggaacagacagtgatcgtgacataacgccccccttccggaaggcgcgtcctcgcggcgtaaatggcacagatagggagggggggtgggtacattggagacctgttggcagacgggaacggggtctccaatgcaggtccaggaactcgggcagccacggggggtcaggtgccacgggcagccacggcgggtcaggtgccacgggcagccacggcgggtcaggtgccacgggcagccacggcgggtcag gtggcttgggcaaccacggcgggtcag ggtccgtagccggccacagcagttcacaggcggttgaaggccgtgggcgtgtaaggtccccacccgcaagctcaagcaattcggaggccgctgatgatcgcggccgtgcagggtccccacccacaagctccccaccctcaggtatatggcccccccccaaaaagttcttggggaattcaacggaggccgtggcggtttcgtgggtaaggagctcgggtggcgccggcagggcgaggagctcgggtggcgccggcagggcgaggagctcgggtggcgccggcagggcgaggagctcgggtggcgccggcagggcgaggagctcgggtggcgccggcagggcgaggagctcgggtggcgccggcagggcgaggagctcgggtggcgccggcagggcgaggagctcggcgacggcctccgtggccgtatcaggaagagcgggctgctctgggacggcagcggactgctctgggacggcagcggactgctctgggacggcagcggactgctctgggacggcctccgggcctacagcgggctctgggaaggcctccgggcctacagcgggctctgggaaggcctccgggcctacagcgggctctgggaaggcctccgggcctacagcgggctctgggaaggcctccgggccttga